Sequence from the Colletotrichum higginsianum IMI 349063 chromosome 6, whole genome shotgun sequence genome:
GTCGTGATCGCAACCGGAGCCATCGTCCGAGTCACGGAGACGTCGTTCCCGGACCTTTTCTGGGccctccgcggcggcgggaacaacttcggcctcgtcgtcggcttcaaCTTCCGCACCGTCCCGCTCCCCGGCGGCAACATGTGGGGCGGGTCCCGGACCTACACCGAAGAACAATTCCCCCGGATCGCCGAGGCCTACGCCaacatcatcgccaacgccgaggaggaccccAAGGCCGGCCTGTGGCACGTGTACCTTTACCTCAACGGCACCAAgctgtcgccgacgacaCTGTACTACGCGGAgccggacggcggcgacgccgacatcTTTTCCGAGTGGAACACCAtccccgccgtcgccgacacgACGCGGAaccgcgccgtcgctgaTTACGCCAGGGAGAACGCGGAGAACACGCCTTTTGGCCTGCGGGAGGTCTTCGCCGTGATCACCAccaaggccgacgtcgagatcgTCAACCTGGCGCGAGACATCTACTTCGAAGAGGTCCTCGCGGTCGCGGACGTGCCGGGCATCGTGCCCTGCCTGGTGGCCCAGGGCATCACGGTGCCGATGCTCAAAGCGATGCGGAGGAGCGGCGGCAACGCGCTGGGGctggacgtcgaggacgggcCGTTCTACATCCTGGAGGTGTCCGTCATGTGGAGCGATcgaggcgacgacgacgccgtgtACGCGTTCGCGTCGGCGGTGCTGGGCAGGGTCAACGCTGAGGCCAAGGCGCGCGGGCTGGACAGCGACTACGTCTACATGAACTACGCCGCCCAGTTTcaggacgtcgtcgccgggtaCGGGGCGGAGAACAAGGCCCGGCTGAAGCGGATCGCGAAGAAGTACGACCCGAAGGAGGTCTTCCAGAAGTTGCAGCCGGGGTATTTCAAGCTCGACCGCGCACCGGTTTCGGACCCGCGGTACTTCAACTGGCAGTGACGCAGGAGGCGGGATGATGCCATTCTAGTGCGGGCGACATCTGCTGCAGGTTTCTTAAAGTAAATTGTTAAAACAAATCTCCTGCAAAGGGCTTCTGGGGAGTTAGGAGAATGTTGAGAAGCAACATCAGAAACAGGGTGAGAAACAGCAGAGACTGGATCGTTACAGTCGCTCAGGATTATGTGCTTGTACAACGCCGCATGATACTGTGGTGTTGGGGGAATGCAAAGGCGCCCCAAGACTAAGTAAATACACGCACTTTCAGGATTTGGAGGGAATTGTTCGCTATGGAAACGAGGGTCAACTGTAAATGATGCGGTAACATATGACGAAGTCCCTCGCGGCTATTGAGTTGAGTCAGGTGTGGGGATATCGTTTTGACTCGCAACCTCGGCTCGCGCAACTAACACCTCACCAACCCCAAGCAGAAGAATCGTACATGAACTAGTGGGTGTCCGCAGTTTCGGCCAGTGACTGTTGGTTTTATCTCTGAGTACGTGTATCGAAGACACCGACGTATTTCTTGTTCAACGCATTTAAGCATGGGGGTATCGTACgttctcttctcttccacCCTGGGAGCCCAGTCGGTAACCATCCGAGCTCCAATGCTCACCACCATCACAGACCCGAAGATCAGTTTGCGGAGTTGGTCAAGATCGACGGCCGCGTAGACGAGACTGCCGTTGCCGCAGTGTACGATCATCTCAAGCCCGTCTCGCCCGAACTCCTCGTCGGTCAGTGGGAAGGAGGCAGCTTCGACACCGGCCATCCGACCCATCAACAGCTTCGCAACTTCAAGTGGGCCGGCAAGGACTTCCGATCCGTCGACGATGTTGACCCCATCATGCGCTacgacaaggacggcaagcgGACATGGTTATCCGAGTACGGCCACGCGAGGGTAAGTAGACGTCCCCAAACCATAACGTCGTGAGTTTGACTGAAGGAGACGAACAGGTCCGCGAGGTCAGGTTCCGCGGCGTCGTGACCGCGTCGATGGTCTACGACAAGTTCCCCATCATCGACTCTTTCCGCTacgtcgacgacaacacTGTGATTGGCGCCATGGACAACAAGGACATTCGGGGTTTCGGGACGTATTATTTCTacttgaggaggaggaggccacAGAGCAAGGTCTAGTTGCAATGGTGGACAGACGGCTCCGCCTTTGTTACCATCATCGCCCAGGCGTATTCAGTCATGCTAGCAACTCTTTGAGCCGATAAACGAGAGTTCAACAGCAAATTTGAAGATCCTCCCTTGAAGCAAAATCATCCGACTGTGAAACTGTTTGCCGATTGATGCCGAGGCATCcagtcctcgacgccgtctccCCGCATCGGCTTGCAGCTCTTCGGACAAACCCCACACACgtcaccacccacccaccactCCGTGCAACTTTTCTTTGATGGGAAAACATCCCGAACCCCGTCATTGGTAGTCTCATTGAAAGTAAAGCAATTCAGATCCACTGTGTCCACGATAAGCGAGGGCGGATTATGAAAATGGCCAGCACGCCGACGTCACCTGCACTCGACACCGCTTCCCGAACCCAACGGAACTCGCAGACTGCGACGTCCCAGAGGCTCAAGAAGCGGGAGTACGACCGCAAAGCCCAGCGCGTCGCCCgcgaaaagaagaagaaccgCATAGCCCAGCTCGAGAGCCTGGTGGAGAAGCTGAGCCACCAAGATGACAACGCCACGACCGCGTCGCTCATGGCACAGCTGTCGAGGGTGACTGAACAGCGGAACAAGCTGGTGACGTGTCTGAGAACGACGTCCTCTGTGTTCAGCAGTCATGTAAGAGAAGCCGAGACTTGGGGCTTGGATGAGGCGATGGGGGAGTTGCCGCTTCACCGGCCGCTTGACCTGGTCTCACACGAAGCGTCAAGCCTAAGTCCTTCCGCCACGCTGGGAACCGCGTCAGTCCCTGTCCAGGAAAACGATGCCGACACCAACAAAAACCAACAAAATGTGAACGACGGGGAAATGCTTCTTGATGAGAGCATCTTCGACATTGACCATCTCTTGGAAGATGTCGTGTTTGAGTCTGAATTTTCAACAAATACGCCTCCGGTTATGATCAGCCAGCCACGTTCCCCACCGCCTACACTTGCCTCCTTGACTGAGAAGAGCAGTCTAAATATGGCACAACAACAGGGACAACTGCCAAAATGCCACTGTTCGTCGACATTTCTTGTACGACGGCTGTCAGACGGCTCCCAAGTCAGCTGCAATAACTGGAAGGCCGGAAACGAGATCCTCAAGGAGCCGTTCGTCCTCTCCAACGCCGTTCTCGACTTGGAAGACAACACGAGCGAGGACATACCGGTCCACGCCGTGCTCCATGGCTGGGATAGCCTCGCCCACTCCGGCAGGATGACCCCCCTGTGGAGCAAGGTTAGACAGCTTGACGAGCTCTGTTTTTCGGCTTGCGGTCAGACCGAGCGCCTGGCTGTCTTGTTTATCATCCACCTTTTGATGAGAGCCTACGCCGATCCGGGCTTGGTGAAATTAGCAGTAATACCACAGTGGTATCTCAAGTCGTAAGTTCTGGATCTTAACCCAAGGCTGTGCCTAATGCCTTCGGAGATAGACTAACCATGCAAAGGCCGCTGCAGGAGATATCCCACGACCCCTCCGCCGATTACTTTGCATGGTATGGGGCGCCTAATCTTTCCCAAATCATCACGGCTCTGACCAGGCAGTGTAGGCCCGCTCTCCGGTACCGCTTCGCCGTCTCACCGCACCAGTACTGCGGCAACATGTTCTGGCACATGTTCAAGGAGCACCTCCGCATCGTCTGGCCCTACGACTTCCGCGACTGTTACGTCCGGAACGTCCAGCTGGGGACGTACGGTCTATCGTCTCTGTTCAAGGAAACCGTCCGCAACCTGCGGTGCTGGACGATGGAGCCGGACTTCTTCGACCGGTTCCCCGAGCTGCGCCAGGACATACCGAGGTTCCCCGGGACGCCATCCCCCGCTGCCGCGTATCAGTTCCAGTTCGCCTTCAGTCGcaactcgacgacgtcgccggggaTGGACATGTTTCTGACCGGGTGTTTAATCGACCCGAAGAAAacggggaagagggagggtGAAGAGAATCTGGACAAATCGATAGCGCGAGGTGACACCGGGCAGTGCGAGCTCTCCGCAAAAACCTATATAAGCGGCTTCTTGTTGAACGGGGTCGGCGCAGACGACATATTGGACTCTGTAAATCTCTAAACCGCTCGTATCGGCCACGCATGTTCCTTGGCAATGATCAACAACGAAGTGGAACAACGGGGATTTTTTGATATGATGAAGGCGCAGTCGAGACAGCCATCGAAGCTTGTCACAACAATTTTCTCCCCGTCAAAGACGTAAACCCTGCGTTGAACATATCTCAAacgtcgtcaccgtcggTTGAGAACGGGAGAGAGTCATGGACGCCGCTGACATGAACGCGGCTAGCA
This genomic interval carries:
- a CDS encoding FAD binding domain-containing protein, which gives rise to MRTGSRLLWAATSAASRALLVIAQLSGDANSIVEPAEFNIEEALLQHGINVSGIPDLCSSLRFIYGDDAVETKDEAAYTDFFSLYWSTIQAEVRPYCIFKPFEPEHVSVVVLLSRLTQCPFAAKSGGHAAMAGASSIEGGITVSFTNMRGISLSADRKVASVQPGNVWGDVYQELTKYDVTVIGGRIYSVGVGGLTTGGGISFFSGLYGWACDNVDSYDVVIATGAIVRVTETSFPDLFWALRGGGNNFGLVVGFNFRTVPLPGGNMWGGSRTYTEEQFPRIAEAYANIIANAEEDPKAGLWHVYLYLNGTKLSPTTLYYAEPDGGDADIFSEWNTIPAVADTTRNRAVADYARENAENTPFGLREVFAVITTKADVEIVNLARDIYFEEVLAVADVPGIVPCLVAQGITVPMLKAMRRSGGNALGLDVEDGPFYILEVSVMWSDRGDDDAVYAFASAVLGRVNAEAKARGLDSDYVYMNYAAQFQDVVAGYGAENKARLKRIAKKYDPKEVFQKLQPGYFKLDRAPVSDPRPEDQFAELVKIDGRVDETAVAAVYDHLKPVSPELLVGQWEGGSFDTGHPTHQQLRNFKWAGKDFRSVDDVDPIMRYDKDGKRTWLSEYGHARVREVRFRGVVTASMVYDKFPIIDSFRYVDDNTVIGAMDNKDIRGFGTYYFYLRRRRPQSKV
- a CDS encoding BZIP transcription factor, yielding MKMASTPTSPALDTASRTQRNSQTATSQRLKKREYDRKAQRVAREKKKNRIAQLESLVEKLSHQDDNATTASLMAQLSRVTEQRNKLVTCLRTTSSVFSSHVREAETWGLDEAMGELPLHRPLDLVSHEASSLSPSATLGTASVPVQENDADTNKNQQNVNDGEMLLDESIFDIDHLLEDVVFESEFSTNTPPVMISQPRSPPPTLASLTEKSSLNMAQQQGQLPKCHCSSTFLVRRLSDGSQVSCNNWKAGNEILKEPFVLSNAVLDLEDNTSEDIPVHAVLHGWDSLAHSGRMTPLWSKVRQLDELCFSACGQTERLAVLFIIHLLMRAYADPGLVKLAVIPQWYLKSPLQEISHDPSADYFAWYGAPNLSQIITALTRQCRPALRYRFAVSPHQYCGNMFWHMFKEHLRIVWPYDFRDCYVRNVQLGTYGLSSLFKETVRNLRCWTMEPDFFDRFPELRQDIPRFPGTPSPAAAYQFQFAFSRNSTTSPGMDMFLTGCLIDPKKTGKREGEENLDKSIARGDTGQCELSAKTYISGFLLNGVGADDILDSVNL